Proteins encoded within one genomic window of Manis pentadactyla isolate mManPen7 chromosome 4, mManPen7.hap1, whole genome shotgun sequence:
- the GRN gene encoding progranulin isoform X2 — translation MWTLVSWVALMAGLVTGTQCPDGQVCPVACCLDPGGASYSCCSPVPDSWPTALSRHLGRPCETGAHCPPGYSCLLTVSGTSSCCPFPEAVSCGDGHHCCPRGYHCSADGQSCFQASDNNPLGAVQCPDSRFECPNFSTCCIMLDGSWGCCPIPQASCCQDRVHCCPRGTFCDLFNARCLTATGTLPLAKKIPAQRTNRTVILCPDGHSECPNDSTCCKLPDGKYGCCPMPNAICCSDGRHCCPRDTVCDLIQSKCLHEENATDLLTKLPAYTVQEVKCDLEMSCPDGYTCCRLQSGDWGCCPFVQAVCCDDHVHCCPAGFRCNTEKGTCEQGAHHMPWMEKTPAHHSLPGPKATEDDVPCDNVTSCPSSTTCCRLMSGEWGCCPVPEAVCCSDHQHCCPWGYMCIAEGRCQRGSKIVIGQKKRPAYRTSLSPPRDMGCDQRTSCPVGQTCCPSLSGGWACCQLPHAVCCEDRQHCCPAGYACNVKARSCEKEVDPVRPAAHLARGPPIGVGNVECGAGYFCHDNQTCCRDSRGGWGCCPYRKGICCGDQRHCCPAGFHCGAKGTKCLRRETLRWDTPLRDPAPRQLL, via the exons GGACCCTGGAGGAGCCAGCTACAGCTGTTGCAGTCCTGTCCCG GACAGTTGGCCCACAGCACTGAGCAGACATCTGGGCAGACCCTGCGAGACTGGTGCCCACTGCCCTCCTGGCTACTCCTGCCTCCTCACCGTCTCAGGGACTTCCAGCTGCTGCCCGTTCCCAGAG GCTGTGTCATGTGGAGATGGCCACCACTGCTGCCCACGGGGCTACCACTGCAGCGCGGACGGGCAGTCCTGCTTCCAAGCATCAG ACAACAACCCCTTGGGAGCTGTCCAGTGCCCTGATAGCCGATTTGAATGCCCCAACTTCTCCACGTGCTGCATTATGCTTGATGGCTCCTGGGGATGCTGCCCCATACCCCAG GCTTCTTGCTGCCAAGACAGGGTGCACTGCTGCCCCCGTGGTACCTTCTGTGACCTGTTTAATGCCCGCTGCCTCACTGCCACAGGCACCCTCCCCCTGGCAAAGAAGATCCCAGCACAGAGGACTAATAGGACAG TGATCTTGTGCCCCGACGGGCATTCTGAGTGCCCTAATGATTCTACCTGCTGCAAACTGCCTGATGGGAAGTATGGCTGCTGCCCAATGCCCAAT gCCATCTGCTGCTCCGACGGCAGGCACTGCTGCCCCCGGGACACTGTGTGCGATCTGATCCAGAGTAAGTGCCTCCATGAGGAGAATGCCACAGACCTCCTCACCAAGCTGCCCGCATACACAG TGCAGGAGGTGAAGTGTGACTTGGAGATGAGCTGCCCAGATGGCTACACCTGCTGCCGTCTACAGTCTGGGGACTGGGGCTGCTGTCCTTTTGTCCAG GCTGTATGCTGTGACGATCATGTACACTGCTGCCCAGCTGGGTTTaggtgtaacacagagaagggtacCTGTGAACAGGGGGCCCACCACATGCCCTGGATGGAGAAGACCCCAGCCCACCACAGCCTGCCAGGCCCCAAAGCCACGGAGGATGATGTCCCCTGTGATAACGTCACCAGCTGTCCCTCCTCTACCACCTGCTGTCGACTCATGTCTGGGGAGTGGGGCTGCTGTCCTGTTCCAGAG GCTGTCTGCTGCTCCGACCACCAGCACTGCTGTCCCTGGGGCTACATGTGCATAGCTGAGGGACGGTGTCAGAGGGGGAGCAAGATAGTAATCGGACAGAAGAAGAGGCCTGCCTATCGGACTTCCCTGTCCCCACCCAGAGACATGGGCTGTGACCAGCGCACCAGCTGCCCAGTGGGACAGACCTGCTGCCCAAGCCTGAGTGGGGGCTGGGCCTGCTGCCAGCTGCCCCAT GCGGTGTGCTGCGAGGACCGCCAGCATTGCTGCCCAGCTGGGTACGCCTGCAATGTGAAGGCCCGGTCCTGTGAGAAGGAGGTGGACCCTGTCCGCCCTGCTGCCCACCTGGCCCGAGGCCCTCCCATCGGGGTGGGGAATGTGGAGTGTGGGGCGGGCTACTTCTGCCATGATAATCAGACCTGCTGCCGAGATAGCCGCGGAGGCTGGGGCTGCTGTCCCTATCGCAAG GGCATCTGTTGTGGAGATCAGCGTCACTGCTGTCCTGCTGGCTTCCACTGTGGGGCCAAGGGCACCAAGTGTTTGCGCAGGGAGACTCTGCGCTGGGACACTCCTCTGAGGGACCCAGCCCCAAGACAGCTGCTGTGA
- the GRN gene encoding progranulin isoform X1 — MWTLVSWVALMAGLVTGTQCPDGQVCPVACCLDPGGASYSCCSPVPDSWPTALSRHLGRPCETGAHCPPGYSCLLTVSGTSSCCPFPEAVSCGDGHHCCPRGYHCSADGQSCFQASEFWVILSTDNNPLGAVQCPDSRFECPNFSTCCIMLDGSWGCCPIPQASCCQDRVHCCPRGTFCDLFNARCLTATGTLPLAKKIPAQRTNRTVILCPDGHSECPNDSTCCKLPDGKYGCCPMPNAICCSDGRHCCPRDTVCDLIQSKCLHEENATDLLTKLPAYTVQEVKCDLEMSCPDGYTCCRLQSGDWGCCPFVQAVCCDDHVHCCPAGFRCNTEKGTCEQGAHHMPWMEKTPAHHSLPGPKATEDDVPCDNVTSCPSSTTCCRLMSGEWGCCPVPEAVCCSDHQHCCPWGYMCIAEGRCQRGSKIVIGQKKRPAYRTSLSPPRDMGCDQRTSCPVGQTCCPSLSGGWACCQLPHAVCCEDRQHCCPAGYACNVKARSCEKEVDPVRPAAHLARGPPIGVGNVECGAGYFCHDNQTCCRDSRGGWGCCPYRKGICCGDQRHCCPAGFHCGAKGTKCLRRETLRWDTPLRDPAPRQLL, encoded by the exons GGACCCTGGAGGAGCCAGCTACAGCTGTTGCAGTCCTGTCCCG GACAGTTGGCCCACAGCACTGAGCAGACATCTGGGCAGACCCTGCGAGACTGGTGCCCACTGCCCTCCTGGCTACTCCTGCCTCCTCACCGTCTCAGGGACTTCCAGCTGCTGCCCGTTCCCAGAG GCTGTGTCATGTGGAGATGGCCACCACTGCTGCCCACGGGGCTACCACTGCAGCGCGGACGGGCAGTCCTGCTTCCAAGCATCAG AATTCTGGGTCATCCTGTCCACAGACAACAACCCCTTGGGAGCTGTCCAGTGCCCTGATAGCCGATTTGAATGCCCCAACTTCTCCACGTGCTGCATTATGCTTGATGGCTCCTGGGGATGCTGCCCCATACCCCAG GCTTCTTGCTGCCAAGACAGGGTGCACTGCTGCCCCCGTGGTACCTTCTGTGACCTGTTTAATGCCCGCTGCCTCACTGCCACAGGCACCCTCCCCCTGGCAAAGAAGATCCCAGCACAGAGGACTAATAGGACAG TGATCTTGTGCCCCGACGGGCATTCTGAGTGCCCTAATGATTCTACCTGCTGCAAACTGCCTGATGGGAAGTATGGCTGCTGCCCAATGCCCAAT gCCATCTGCTGCTCCGACGGCAGGCACTGCTGCCCCCGGGACACTGTGTGCGATCTGATCCAGAGTAAGTGCCTCCATGAGGAGAATGCCACAGACCTCCTCACCAAGCTGCCCGCATACACAG TGCAGGAGGTGAAGTGTGACTTGGAGATGAGCTGCCCAGATGGCTACACCTGCTGCCGTCTACAGTCTGGGGACTGGGGCTGCTGTCCTTTTGTCCAG GCTGTATGCTGTGACGATCATGTACACTGCTGCCCAGCTGGGTTTaggtgtaacacagagaagggtacCTGTGAACAGGGGGCCCACCACATGCCCTGGATGGAGAAGACCCCAGCCCACCACAGCCTGCCAGGCCCCAAAGCCACGGAGGATGATGTCCCCTGTGATAACGTCACCAGCTGTCCCTCCTCTACCACCTGCTGTCGACTCATGTCTGGGGAGTGGGGCTGCTGTCCTGTTCCAGAG GCTGTCTGCTGCTCCGACCACCAGCACTGCTGTCCCTGGGGCTACATGTGCATAGCTGAGGGACGGTGTCAGAGGGGGAGCAAGATAGTAATCGGACAGAAGAAGAGGCCTGCCTATCGGACTTCCCTGTCCCCACCCAGAGACATGGGCTGTGACCAGCGCACCAGCTGCCCAGTGGGACAGACCTGCTGCCCAAGCCTGAGTGGGGGCTGGGCCTGCTGCCAGCTGCCCCAT GCGGTGTGCTGCGAGGACCGCCAGCATTGCTGCCCAGCTGGGTACGCCTGCAATGTGAAGGCCCGGTCCTGTGAGAAGGAGGTGGACCCTGTCCGCCCTGCTGCCCACCTGGCCCGAGGCCCTCCCATCGGGGTGGGGAATGTGGAGTGTGGGGCGGGCTACTTCTGCCATGATAATCAGACCTGCTGCCGAGATAGCCGCGGAGGCTGGGGCTGCTGTCCCTATCGCAAG GGCATCTGTTGTGGAGATCAGCGTCACTGCTGTCCTGCTGGCTTCCACTGTGGGGCCAAGGGCACCAAGTGTTTGCGCAGGGAGACTCTGCGCTGGGACACTCCTCTGAGGGACCCAGCCCCAAGACAGCTGCTGTGA